A genomic stretch from Candidatus Binataceae bacterium includes:
- a CDS encoding HlyD family secretion protein, whose protein sequence is MKSIWFRRILLAAVAILLLAAIFPALRYYRYFSSHVSTDDAYVDGTIGLISSRISGTVTKVFVSDNWRVKAGDTLVELDPSDYQVQVNGAEAQLERARQTVDQLYAQVEAAQSGLKLAESQLRQARIDYDRAKQLKAQGVVSAEYYDQATTALRVAMATQGLANHQLMQAEAALGTNGEDHTRYQRPVVQQASAALQAARLNLSYTMIRAPFDGIVTRKSVHIGHRIEAGQPLMALVPIRGLYITANYKETQLTDVRVGQPVEVEADIYPGYIYQAHVDSISIGTGSAFALLPPENATGNWVKVVQRVPVKIVLNAPEPLDKPLRMGLSVEVTIDISDTRGPLLTSTLQHDLGARGVIPETLRKTPDEGTQNYHFFAPSQQTPSGLQSNSAPASPPANPGPPPEAGAPPK, encoded by the coding sequence ATGAAATCGATCTGGTTCCGTCGGATCCTGCTCGCCGCAGTGGCGATCCTTTTATTGGCTGCCATCTTCCCGGCTCTCAGGTATTACCGCTATTTCAGTTCGCACGTCTCCACCGACGACGCCTACGTCGACGGCACCATCGGCCTTATTTCGTCGCGAATCTCCGGCACGGTTACCAAGGTCTTCGTCTCCGACAACTGGCGCGTCAAGGCCGGCGACACGCTGGTCGAGCTTGATCCGAGCGACTACCAGGTTCAGGTCAACGGCGCCGAGGCCCAACTCGAGCGCGCCCGTCAGACTGTCGACCAGCTTTATGCCCAGGTCGAGGCCGCGCAATCGGGCCTGAAGCTCGCCGAATCGCAACTCCGGCAGGCGCGCATCGACTACGACCGGGCAAAACAGCTCAAGGCTCAAGGCGTGGTATCGGCCGAGTACTACGACCAGGCGACGACGGCACTGCGCGTCGCGATGGCTACCCAGGGGCTGGCCAACCATCAACTGATGCAGGCCGAGGCGGCCCTCGGGACCAACGGCGAGGATCACACCCGCTACCAACGGCCGGTGGTTCAGCAGGCCAGCGCAGCGCTGCAGGCTGCGCGGCTCAACCTCAGCTACACGATGATCAGGGCCCCATTCGACGGAATCGTGACCCGCAAGAGCGTCCATATCGGCCATCGCATCGAAGCCGGACAGCCACTGATGGCGCTGGTTCCGATCCGCGGCCTCTACATCACCGCCAACTATAAGGAGACCCAGCTGACCGACGTCCGCGTCGGCCAGCCGGTCGAGGTCGAAGCCGACATCTATCCCGGCTACATCTATCAGGCCCACGTCGATTCGATCAGCATCGGCACCGGTTCGGCCTTCGCGCTGCTGCCGCCGGAAAACGCCACCGGCAACTGGGTCAAGGTCGTCCAGCGCGTACCGGTCAAGATCGTGCTCAACGCCCCGGAGCCGCTCGACAAGCCGCTCAGGATGGGTCTTTCGGTCGAGGTTACAATCGACATCTCCGACACCCGCGGACCGCTCCTCACGTCGACACTCCAGCACGACCTGGGCGCGCGCGGCGTAATTCCCGAGACGTTGCGGAAGACGCCCGACGAAGGAACGCAGAACTACCACTTTTTCGCTCCTTCGCAGCAGACGCCGTCCGGCTTACAATCGAACTCCGCTCCCGCAAGCCCACCGGCAAATCCGGGTCCGCCGCCGGAAGCCGGAGCGCCGCCGAAGTAG